ATCAATATAAAAATTCGGATACCAAGGAAATTATCAATTCGGATGTTCTGGAAGTTCTTCAGGAAACAATGGCTCTTTATGACAAAAATGGAGAACAGCATTATGATATTATCTCAGCCTTTATCAAATCCATGCGTGGAAGTGACCCCAACGGGGCGGTGTATTGGCTGGCGAGAATGATTGCGGGAGGAGAGGATATTAAGTTCATTGCAAGAAGAATGCTTATTTTGGCGGCAGAAGATATTGGGCTGGCAAACCCTAATGCCTTGGTGATTGCCAATAATTGCTTTCAGGCTGTGAATGTAATCGGAAATCCAGAGGCAAGGATCATATTAAGTGAAACGGCTGTTTATCTGGCGGTATCTCCCAAGAGTAATTCGGCATATATGGCTATCAATGAGGCTTTGGCTTTGGTAAAGCAGACAGGGAACCTTCCTGTGCCGCTTCATTTGAGAAATGCTCCTACAAAGTTGATGAAAGACCTTGATTATGGTAAGGAATATAAATATGCCCATTCCTATGAGGGGAATTTTGTAGATCAGGATTTTCTTCCTCAGGAGATCAAAAATGTGAAACTGTATGAGCCTGGAAATAACTCGACGGAAAAGAAAATTTATGAGGAACTGAAGAAGAAGTGGAATAATAAATATTAAAATAAAAAAGGATACTGTTTTATAGTATCCTTTTTTTTATC
This genomic interval from Chryseobacterium joostei contains the following:
- a CDS encoding replication-associated recombination protein A, with amino-acid sequence MNQNIPLAEILRPKTLEDVLGQEHLTGEKGTIRKMIENNSLNSLIFWGPPGTGKTTLAEIISEQSGRKFYKLSAVSSGVKDVRDVIEDAKKQNLFSGKSPILFIDEIHRFNKSQQDSLLHAVEKGWIVLIGATTENPSFEVVSALLSRSQVYVLKALSYEKLEELIDISSERYNKEEGTDFKILEKEAFIQYSGGDARKLINSVELVLDQYKNSDTKEIINSDVLEVLQETMALYDKNGEQHYDIISAFIKSMRGSDPNGAVYWLARMIAGGEDIKFIARRMLILAAEDIGLANPNALVIANNCFQAVNVIGNPEARIILSETAVYLAVSPKSNSAYMAINEALALVKQTGNLPVPLHLRNAPTKLMKDLDYGKEYKYAHSYEGNFVDQDFLPQEIKNVKLYEPGNNSTEKKIYEELKKKWNNKY